CGAAAAGATCCAGGCGGATCTCAAGCGCCGGATCGCGCTTCTCGGCGAAGAGGAAGAGAACGCGAAGAAGAAGGGGGGGCGGGGTCCTTCGCCGGATTACGTTCCCCACGAGGGATCGGGCCAAGTGGTCCTCGTCGGCGGCCCGAACGCCGGCAAATCGGCGCTCCTCGGCGCGTTGACCGGCGCCGAACCGGAGGTGGCTCCCTACCCCTTTTCCACGCTCCGCCCGCGACCGGGAATGGCGGAGTATGAGGACGTGCAGATCCAGCTGGTGGACACGCCCCCCTTTTCGGACGAGTTCATGGAGTCCTGGCTGGGGAACGTGCCGCGCAACGGTCACGCCGTTCTTCTCGTCGTCGATCTCTCCGGCGAGGACCCCGAGGACCAGCTTCTCGCCCTTCTCGGCCACCTGGAAGAAGCGGGCCTGCATGTCGTTCCCGAGGAGTCCTGGGAGGAGCCGATCGAGGACGAGGTGTACGGCAAGCGCGCCCTTCTCGTGGGAACCAAGGCGGACCTGGCGGGCCCCCCTCCGGAAAAAGCGGGGGACTTTCCCCTCCACCCGGTCTCGGTCCAAACCGGCGCGGGTCTCTCGGAGATTCCCCCGCTCCTCTTTCGCATGCTCCGGATCTTCCGGGTTTATTCCAAAATGCCCGGGCACAAGCCGGATCTCTCCCGCCCCTTCACCCTCCCCATCGGATCGACGGTGGGCGATCTCTGCCGGCAGGTGCACAAGGACTTCGCCGAGAAACTCCGTTTCGCCCGGCTCTGGCGGGAGGGTTCCTTCCAGGGGATCCAGATCCATCGGGATCACGTGCTGGAGGACCGGGACGTGGTCGAGCTTCATATGTAGAGGGATTTCCCCTCTTCGTTTTTAATCCGCCCCGCGCGGACCGGCCGTCCAGCGTTCCGTCCAGAAGTCGGCGTCCACCGCGAAATACCACTCCATCTCCGCCCCCTCGCCGATCTCCCGAGCCGCGCCGGCGGTGAGATGGACGGTCCGCGCCCCCGCGAAGGGGAGGAAGATGCCGGAGAAGAGGCGGAGGCCGAGTTCCGACGCCGCGGCCCGGACCCTCTCCGTTCCCCCGCTCCCCTCGTTCCAGGCGATCCCCTCCCTGTAGCGAAGCCGGTGGGTGAGCCTCTCCAGGTAAAAGGGGCCGACGGCGAGGCCGAGGTCCTCCGACCAGGGATAGGAGAAGGAGACGCCTCCGAGGGCGGCGCGCGTCCCGGCGACGGCGCGGATCGGCCGCTCGATCCCATAGGGGTAAAGTGTCGTGATTCGTTTTCGCGCGCCGCTCTCCACCGCGATCGCGCCGTCGAAGCCGAGGAAGGCGTCGCTCCGGAAGAGGGCGCGGGTCCACGCCCCCTCCGCCTCCCAGCGTTCGGGAAGCGCGACCGGCGATCCCCGATCGACGCCCCGTTCCCAGCGGAGGGCGAGGAGCGTCCGGCTCCGCGGGAAACCGGCGCGACGGGAGAGGCCGGCGCGGAGGAGCGTCTCCCGGACCGTGTCGGCCCCGCCGGCCTCCGTCCGCTTCCGGACGAGCCGGGCGAGCGATGCGTCCAGGGTGAATCGCGTCGCCCAGGAGGTGAAGCGGAAGGGGAGTTCGATCCCGATCGATCCGCCGCGCGTGTTCTCCCGCCATGCCCCGCGCTTCTCCTCGCCGAGATTCCCCTCCAGGCGCACCGTCGGCGTGAAGGAACGGATTTCGTAAAGGAGCGATCCTTCCCGAAGGGCGCCGTCCCAGCGGAGGCGGCCGCTCATATGGAGACGGTGGGTGTCGGTCGGGTCGGCGAGCAGATCCTCCACGCGGAGGGAGACCGATTCGGATCCGATCGACTCGATCGCCGGCTCCGGTCGCGGCCGCACCTCCCGTATCGGGTGGAAGGGGCGGGCCGGAACGGAGCGGGCGCCGGGGAAAGAACGGTCCGTCTCCCCGAGGAGCGCCTCGCCGCTCCATTCCGGAACGGTCCGCGCGCCGGCGTCCCCGCCCGGGTTTCCGTCGATCCTCTCGATCGCGCTCCCGTAGCGGCCTCGGGAGACCACCGCCCAGATCCCGTCGTCCGGGCCGGGACCGGGGCGTCGAACCCGGTCCGGCGCGGCGAATCCCTCCGTTTCGACCGGAACGGTCACCGGTTGTACGGCGAGCGGGACGATGCGCGGCCCGCCGCTCCCGTAGTCGAGGACGCGCGCCCGCCCGCCCGCGGTAAAAGGCTCGAAGGGGACCGCCCCTTCCGGCGCGGCGGGCTGGAAGGCCCGGCCGGATTCACTTCGGGGATCAACAAACCAAGCCTTTCGTTCCCCTTCCGGGGAGAGCGCCGTGAGAAGGAGCGTCCCTTCCGGGCCGGCGGCGATTCGATCGATCCGGCCGACCCGCTCGGGGACGACGATTCTCTCCTCGATCCCCTCTCCCGGATCGACGGCGAGAAGGAGGACCGTGTCCACGGAGTCGTCGTAGGCGAGCGCCGCGATCCGCCCGTCCTCGGTCCAGGCGGGCTCCGCCGCGCGCGCACCCCGAGTCAACCGCCGTCCCTCCCCCGAATCCGCGTCGTAGAGGAAAAGGTCGTTCCGCGGTTCGTTGGAAGGACCGGGGACGCGGCGCGCGTAGACGAGAAAACGACCGTCCGGCGACCAGGCGAGGCCGGCGCCGACCGGCTCCCCGTCGATCAGGCGGATCCGTTCTTCCCCCGCCCGGCGGAGATAGAGTTCGGGCCAGTAGGTGTCCTCGTCCCGAACCGCGACGAGGGCGAGATCCTCCCTCGACGAAAACGCGAAACCGAGGGGACGTTCGATCGCGCGGGGGAGGGGGATCGATTGTCCCGCGGGCGCATCCACTCCCGCCGCGGTGCGGAGATCGGCGAGCCAGGCCTCGTGGATCTCCTTCTCCCCCATGCCGGTCGCCCGGCGGAGGGCGCCATCGAAAGACCAACGGGGTGGGCGCATCTCCCGGTTCACGCGCGCGACCGCGTCTTTTCCGAAGCGCCGGACGAACCAGCGCATCTTGGATTCCCCGATCCTATAGATGAGAATGTTATCCAGGAGGTCCCCCTGGTCCACGTCGTCCAGGCGGTGGAGAGGGGGGACCTCTCCGCTCCGCGCGATCACCCGGACCAGATCCTGTTCGCGCGCCTCGGCGGCCGGCTTCTCCGCCGCCGACGGGAGCCCCTCCACCCACCAGTCCGGGATGTTCGTGAGCGCCGCCGGCGCCAGAACCGGCTCCAGCAGGCGTCCGCCGAAGGCGTGGTAGTGACAGACATGGGTGAGTTCGTGGAGGGTGACCTGCCGGAGAAAATCGTGTCTTTCCGGCTCGCGGTCGAGCGGGTAAAGCTCCAGTTCGATGCGCGGCCAGGCGGGGTAGGAACGCCCGCCGGAAAGGTCGTCCCAAGCGGTGATCCGGATGTCGATCCTTCCGGCCGGGGCTCCGCCGGTCGCGCGGGCGAGACCGGGGAGCGCCTCCTCGGCTGTGGCGAGGACGCGGCGGGCGACGCGCTCTTCCCGGGCGGGGAAGATCACGCGGAACCGCTCCGTCGCCAGAGAGCGCCAGCGGGCGTCCGGATGGTTTTCCCCCGCCGCGAATCCGGCCGCGGACACCGCCGCCGGGACCGTCTGAAGAAAAATCGCGAGCAACGCCGCCGGGATCCGCTTCCGCATCGACTCCTCCCGGGAGGCAGCCTACACCTCTTTCCGGATTCGGGAAAGGGTGCGCCCGGCCCGCCGAAACGAGGGAGGGTTCGCCTAAAATGAAAAATAGCGCTATGCTGGTGAAAGCCGATAATCCACCGGGACCGACCGCCGGCGGGGATGATCGGCATCCACTTTATCGAACAGGGGAGTAAAGATGAGTGTCATGCGTTGCGCCGTATTTATCGATGGAGCGTATCTGGAGAAACTGCTCCGGGACGAGCAGGGGGGGATCCCCATCGATCTGGAGAAACTATCCGATTGGCTGATGGAAAAGGTGCGCCGGAGCACCGTCGACATTCCGGTGGCCCATCTGCGCAGCTATTATTACCATGCCCTCCCGTGGGAGCCGCACGAGGGCGCGACCCGGGAGGAGCGCGAGCGCGTGCAGAACAAGCGCTCCTTCTTTCACCGTATCGAACACCTGAACCGTTTCGAGGTCCGCCTGGGGAGGACGCAGCGTTTCTTCGACGAGGCGTGCGGCGTTTACCGCTTCGAGCAGAAGGGGGTGGACGTCCTTCTCTCGGTGGACATGGTTTCTCTCGCCGCGCGCGGGGACATTCAATACGCGGTGCTCCTCGCGCCGGACGGAGACTTCGTCCCCGCGGTCAAGGCGGCGAAGAACAGCGGTACCGTGATCTTCCTGGGCGCAGGCGAATCGCCGCCTCCCGCCTGGGAGCTTCGTAAGGAATGCGACCAGTACATCCCCCTCGATCGGGAGGCCATGCAAAAACTCCGCCGCGATCGTTCGACGTACACGGAATAGGCGCGAGGGGGGGAGAAGAGGATCACGTCGCGACCGGAATCGGTCTCGGTATCGATTCATTCCCTTCCCCCGCCGGTCTCCCTTCGGGGCGCGGTGAGGGAAATTCGAAGAATCAGGCGCGGTGCGTGCCGGGGGAGGGCGGGCTTTGCTCAAACACTCCCTCGCTCGCCGGACTTTTGTTATTTGATTTTCCGAGAGGAAGACCGGCGGCTGCGCAACTCGCCGCCCACCCCCGCCCCGGCCCGCTCGACTCGCCGGGCGTCTCAATCGAAGACTCCGCCCATTCTCCTCGAAGGATCACGCCGTCCGTCCGGTGAGGAGGCGGAAGGTGTGCGCGGAGAAAAGCGAGAAGAGGGAAGGACCTCACGCAAAGACGCGAAGGAAGGAAGAAGGAAGGAAAGACACTACTCCTCCCCGCCCTCTTCCTCCTCTTCGCCGCTTTTGGCGTTTCGGTACTTGCGGAACGCCTCGCCCAGCGCGTCCAGTTTCTTTTTCTTCGTTTCCGATTCGCCGCCGGAGGCGAAGAACGCGCCCAGCTCGTCCCGCTCCTTCTCCTTCCGCTTCCGAAACTCTTCCAGATCCTCGCCGAAGCCCGGACCCTTCTCCTCCCGGGGAAGGTTCTCCAGCGCCAGGTGGTCTCGGATCTCCAGGTGCGTCTCGAAGGGGTTTTCGACCAGGTCGACGATCCCCTTCTCCGCGAGGCCTCGGGCGAGGAGATAGCCGACCTCGCGGGCGTGGCCGAGGAATTCCGCCGTTTCCTCCACCGTGGGAGGTCTCTGCTCTCTGTGGCGCAGGATCCGGATCGCCGCGACGAAGAGGTGCCCCTCGTCGTAATTGGGTCCCTGTTTCTCCATCGCCGTGCCCTCCTTTCATTATGTTATCGTTAAGAAGCGCTCCCCGCCAAGAACGAATCCCCCGCTTCCCCGAACGGGTTTGACCGAAAGCGGGGGGGGGCGTTATTATTTAATGATTGATTCCGATCGGTACTTTTTCCCGGCGTCGCGGCCCGGTGCTTTCGGCCGCGGATAAGAACGAGTACCCCTTATCAAGGAGAGTGCGCCGTCTCGGGGCGCTTCCCCGGCATCCCGCTCGGCCGAGATCACGAGGTTCGAGGTTCATGACGCGACGTAATGGAACGCCCTTCGCGCTCCTCATCCTGCTCCTTCCGTTCCTCGCCTTCCTGTCCGCCGCGGCGGAGGAGGGAGGGGAGGCGTACGACCTGGACCGGTGCATCCGGACGGCGCTGGAGGCGAACCGCGGGATCCTCCTGCAGGAGGTGGAAGAGGACCGGGCGTCCCAGAGGGTGCGCGAGGCGTGGGCGGGCGCCCTCCCCCAGATCGGCCTCGAAGGGACCCTCAACCGCAACTTCAAGCGTCCCTCTTTCTTCTTCGGCGGTTTTCCGGGGGGCGAGGGGGACAGCGCCGGCGGGGAAGCGGCCCCGTCCGAGGACGTGGTCATCGAGATCGGCAACCGCTACGACTACACCGCGGCTCTCTCGCTCCGCCAACCGCTCTGGGTGGGGGGGAAGGTCGGCGCCGCGCTGAAGGCGGCGAAGATCTACGACCGCGCCGTGGACCAGGACACCCGTTCGGTGGAGAGAGAGGTGGTCCTCCAGGTCCGCCGTCTCTTTTACACCGCCCTCCTCGCCGCCGAGGAGGTGGAGGTGTATCGCTCGGCGCTGGAGCAGGCGGAGAGGAACCTCGAGATCGCCCGCCTCCGCCGCGACCGCGGCCTCGCCTCCGATTTCGAGCTTCTCCGGGCCGAGGTGGCGGTGAGCGAGGCGGAGCCCCCCCTGATCGAGGCGCGTAACCGCGTCCGCCAGTCCGAGAACGACCTCAAGATCGCCCTCGGTGTCGACCTGGATTCGGCGATCCGCCCCACCGGCGACTTCCGTTTCGAGCCGGTCCCCCCGGAGCGGATGGAGGCGCTCGCCGAACGGGCGGTGGAAGCCCGTCCCGACCGGCGCTCGCTGGCGCTCCAGGCGGATCTTCTCGCCCAGAACGTCCGGGTGAACAAGGCGGACCGCTGGCCCGGTTTCTATCTCATCGGAAGCTACCAGTTTCAAGGATCCTCCGACGATCTGGACTTTCAGGAGAGGGAGAGGACGACGGCGTACTCCGGCGGTCTTCTCGTTTCCTATCCGATCTGGACGAGCGGCGCCACGACGGCCCGCATCCGCCAGGCCGAGGCGGACCGCCGCGCAGCGATCATTCGTTTGGAGCAACTGGACGAGGAGATCCGCCGGGAGGTTCGATCGGCGGCGTTCGACATGGAGAGCGCGACCGATCGGGCCGCGGCGGCGGCGAAGACGGAGGAACAGGCGCGGCGCGCCTACGAAATCGCGGAGACCAGTTACGAAAACGGACTGCTGACCCAGGTGGAGCTGTTGGACGCGCGGCTCGCGCTCACGCGGAGCCGGGTCGCCCGCCTGCGCGCGCTGCACGACGCCCTCGCGGCGAGGGCCGCGTGGGAGCGGGCGGTGGGGCTCTCCTGGAGCGAGGAAGGATCATGATGCGGAGACGGACCGGACCGGCGGCGGCGTTTCTGGGCGCGGCGCTCCTCGTGGCCGCCGCCGGCTGCGGCGGCGGGGAGGAGCGGACGGCGGAGGAGCCGGCGACCGCGGTTCGCGTGGAGCCGGTGGCGCGCCGTTCCTTCACGGAGTACTTCGAACTGTTCGGCACGGTGCGCGGCGATCGCGAGGCGACCCTCGTTTTCGAGGTCGGCGGCGTGGTGCGCGAGATCCTCGCCGACGAGGGGGCATGGGTGAAGGCGGGTGATCCGATCGCCCGGCTGAACGACGATCTCTACTACGCCCAGCGCCGGGAGGCGGAGGCCGCCTACGCCGTCGCCCGCGACATCTACGAACGGAGCGGCGCGCTCCGCGAGAAGGGGGGGATCTCCGAGTTCGAGCTCTCCCGTCTCGAGCACGAGATGGAGGCGGCCCGCGCGCGCTTCGACGGCGCGCGCACCCAGCACGAACGGGCCACCCTCCGCGCCCCCTTCGACGGGCGGGTCGACGTCCGTTTCCTCGACGTGGGGGACTACGCCTCGCCCCTCGCTCCCTTCGTCCGCTTCCTCGACCTCGGCGCCGTGCGGATCGAAACCCCCGTCCCCGAGGTGCGCGTCGGCGCGCTCGAGGTGGGCGAGCCCGCGACGATCGTGGCGGACGCCTGGCCGGGCCGCGTCTTCGAGGGGACCGTCGCCTTCCTGAGCCGCGAAGTGGACGGGAGCGCCCGCACCGTGATGGTGGACGTGAAGGCGGCGAACCCGGACGGGGCGCTTCTCCCGGGGATGACCGTCCGGGTGAAGATGGTGAGGGAGGTGCACGAGAACGCCGTGGTGATCCCCCAGGACGCGGTGGTGGAGACCGAGAAGGGCGAGTCGGTCTTCCTCGCCTCCGGCGGCCGCGCCGTGGAGCGGCCGGTCACGGTGGGGGGCGTGTACGCCCAGACGGCGCTCATCGACGCCGGCCTCGCCGAGGCGGAGTCGCTCATCGTCGTCGGGAACCGGGACCTGGTGGACGGCCAGCGGATCCAAGTGATCGACTGAGGTGAGCATGAAGTCCCTCTCCGATTTCTCCATCGCCCACAAGACGAGCGTGTTCACGCTCTGCGTGATCATCGTGATCATGGGCGCCGCCGCCTACCGCACCCTTCCCAAGGAGGCGTCCCCCTCCATCACCCAGCCGCTGATCGTGGTGAGCGTCGCCTACTACGGCGTTTCCCCGAAGGACATGGAGTCGCTGGTCGCCAAGAAGCTCGAGACCAAGCTGGACGAAATCAAGCAGGTCAAGGAACTGCGCTCCAACACCTCCGAGGGGCTGGTGACGGTGGAGGTGGAGTTCGAGCCGAACGTGGACATCGAATCGGCGCTCCAGCGGGTGCGGGACAAGGTGAACCTGGCGAAATCGGAGATGCCCGGCGACATCGAGGAGCCGTACATCACCGAGATCAGCTTCGACGATTTTCCGATCATGATGCTGAACCTCTCCGGGCGCTACGGGCTGCTCCGCCTGAAGACCGTCGCCGAGAGGATCCAGGACCGGATCGAGTCGGTCCCGGGCGTGCTGAGCGCGGACATCAGCGGGGAGCTGGAGCGGGAGGTCCAGGTCGACGTGGACCCGGTCCGGCTGCGCGCCTATGACCTCGCCCTCTCCGACGTGATCGAGACGATCGCCGAGGAGAACCTGACCATGCCGGGCGGAAGCGTGGAGGGCGGGAAGCTGGACTTCACCGTCCGCGTCCCCGGCGAGTTCGACGACCCATCCATCGTGGGCGATCTGGTGGTCGCCGCGCCGGAGGGGCGGCCGGTTTACGTGCGGGATCTGGCGGAGGTGCGCTACGGCTTCAAGGAGAGGCTCACCTACGCGCGGCAGAACGGCGAGGAATGCATCACCGTGAGCGTGCGGAAGCGGACCGGCGAAAACCTGGTCCGGATCGCCGACGAGGTGAAGCGCATCGTCGAGGAGATGCGCCCCGGCTTCCCGCCCACCACCGAGGTCTCCATCGTGACCGACCAGTCCGATTTCATCAAGGAGACGGTGCAGGAGCTGGAGAACAACATCCTGAGCGGCCTCGTTCTGGTGGTGCTGGTCCTCTTCGCCTTCCTCGGCTTCCGCAACTCCCTCTTCGTCGCCGTGGCGATCCCGCTCAGCATGCTGATCTCCTTCCTCGTGTTCTCGCTTCTCGGATACACGCTGAACATGATCATCCTCTTCAGCCTGATCCTGGCGCTCGGCATGCTCGTGGACAACGCCATCGTGATCGTGGAGAACATCTTCCGCCACCGAACCGAGGGCTACGGCCGTGTGGAGGCGGCCTCCAAGGCGACCAACGAGGTGGCGCTGCCGGTGGTGGCTTCCACGATCACCACGATCTGCGCTTTCGGGCCGATGATCTTCTGGCCCGGCATGGTGGGCGAGTTCATGAAGTACCTCCCCATCACCCTGATCGTCACGTTGACCTCCTCCCTCTTCGTGGCGCTGGTGATCAATCCCACGCTCTGTTCGGTCCTCCTCACCGTGCCGCGGAAGACGCGGGAGAGTGTGGTGGACCGCGCCTTCCACCGCGCGCAGGCGGAGTACCGGACCCGCCTGCAGTGGGCGCTCCGCCATCCCCGCCTTTCCGTCGGAGGGGTGTTCGGCATTCTGATCCTCACCATCGTTTGTTACGGCATCTTCGGCCTCGGCGTGGAGTTCTTCCCCGACACGGATCCGGAGTACGCCTACATCGACGTCACCGCGCCGCTCGGCACGCGCCTCGAGGTGTCCGACGAGATCGTCCGCCAAATCGAGGCCGGACTCGTCGATTTTCCGGACATCAAGCAGGTGGTCGCCACCGTCGGCTCCTCGGCGGACATCTACTGGGGGGGCGGCGGCGGCACGCCTCACGCCTCGCGGGTGACGGTGGAGTTCCTCGATTATCACGACCGCTCGCAGAGCTCGCGCAAGACGATCGAGGCGATGCGCGAGCGTTTCTCCGTCATCCCGGGCGCCCGCATCGAGGTGGACAAGCCGGAGGACGGCCCCCCGACCGGCGCGCCGGTGGACGTGGAGCTGCTCGGCGAGGACTTCGACGTGCTGGGACGTTTGGCGAAGCGGGTGCGGGAGGAGATCAAGGACATCCCGGGGCTGGTGGACCTCAAGGACGATTTCGACGAGGGGCGTCCGGAGGTGCGCGTGCGGATCGACCGGCAGAAGGCGGCGCTCTACGGGCTCTCGACGGTGATGATCGCGCAGACGATCCAGACCGCGGTGATGGGGACCGAAGCGAGCAAGTACCGCGTGGGGGAGGACGAGTACGACATCACCGTCCGTTTCCGCGAAAAGGATCGGGAGGGTTTCGAGACGCTCGACCGGATCACCGTCTTCTATGAAGGGGACCACATCCCGATCTCCAACTTCACCGAGTTCGAGCTGTCCGCCGGGCTCGGGACGATCGTCCGCAAGAACCAGGATCGCGTGGTGTCGGTGACGGCGGAAACGGAGGGGCGCCTTCCCAACGACGTGCTCGCGGACGTGATCGCCCGCCTCGAGGATTTCCAGCTCCCGCCCGGTTATTCGATCCGCTTCTCCGGCGAGACGGAGGACCAGGACGAGGCGTCGGCGTTCCTCAAGACGGCTTTCGGGATCGCGCTCCTGCTGATTCTCCTCGTGCTGATCAGCCAGTTCGACTCGATCGTCCTGCCGCTTGTGATCATCATCTCTGTGCTCCTCTCTTTCATCGGCGTTCTCTGGGGGCTGATCCTTCTGCGCATGCCCTTCGGGATCATCATGACCGGGGTGGGGGTGATCTCTCTCGCCGGCGTGGTGGTGAACAACGCGATCGTGCTGATCGACTACATCCAGAAGCTGCGCGCCCGCGGCCTGGAGAAGACGGAGGCGATCATCCAGGCGGGGACGGTCCGTCTGCGGCCGGTGGTGCTCACGGCGGTCACCACCATTCTCGGTCTGATCCCGCTCGTGACCGGCCTGTCGATTGATTTTAGATCGGGAAGGATCCTGGTGGGCGGCGAGAGCACGGATTGGTGGGGGCCGATGGGCGTCGCGGTGATCTTCGGCCTCGCCGTCTCCACGTTCCTCACACTCATCATCGTGCCGGTCCTCTACGCGAGCCTCACCCGATGGTCCGAAGCGGCCGGCGCGAGAGTCTCCCGCGCGCTGGACAACAGCGAAGACCCCGCGAAGCGCTAGCTCTCCGGGTCGTAAGATCCCCTCATTCCCACGCCGGCTCTCCCTTCGGGGGACGGTCCGGATGCTTCCCCCTTCGCGCTTCCGCGCTCCGGGACTTCCTCGCCGACCCACCTCCGCCCATCTCATTTCATGGCGTAGAGCGCGAAAAGGTGTCCGGTACCGCGTATTCCTCCACCAGGACAAGTATGGATATCACCGAAATCGCCTCAGTCGCGAAGAAGGTGGGACCGCGTAACATATTGCATTTCATGCCGATAATGTATATCGCCGGATGTCCGGAGGTAGAAAATTCCTGTTTGCATCTTATCAGGATGAACGTTCCGGACGATGACTCGAGAGAGGGGTGGACCCACATCGGAAGTGGAGCATTCACCCGGCATGGAAACAGGGATGTCGGAAAAGGCCGTGATTTGAACGGGAAGGAGCGATCACGGCGAGAATTGCGGCACGGAACGCTCCGCCTGATCGGCCGATGGGGCCGAACCCGCGGCTTCTTTTCATGGTAGGCCCGTGAATAAGAAGGCCGCTCCGTTTCCGGTAGGGCGGGTCGTTCTCGGAATGGAGCGCGGCACATTGCGGTCGATGCGGAATGGACGCCTCAGGAAAGGAAAGGTGGAATAGATGGAACAAGCATGTGAATTGTTGGAAACCTGTGGATTCTTCAAGAAGTATGAAACGGCGAATGCGCTGGCTTGCAGGGGATTGATCCAGCAATACTGCAAGGGGTCCAAAATGGACCAATGCAAAAGGAAAGAGTATCGCCAGCAGCACGGACAGCCGCCGTCGGATGACATGATGCCCTCCGGGCAGATGATGAAAGCGTAGAGGCGCAGGGCCTATACCGGCGTTTGCGCGAAAGAAGAGGGGGCGGCGGCGGATCGTTCACGACGGGTGAGCGGTCGCGCCGCCGCCCCACGCCGGGCGGCCTCCGGTAAGCCCCGCCGTTAAATACCTCGCGGCTGTTGTCCTCCGCTCAAGCCCTTGCGAGGCGAATGGGGCGGGAGTCTCCTAGCGGGGGCGTCCCGGGCGATGTCCGGTTCAATCCTTTCCGTCCGGCGGGATCCGGCGGGAGATTTTCGCGCCGGATGCCCCACCGACGCGGACCCATCCGGCCGGAGTACGGCGCGGGCGATCCCTTCTCCCCATGAAGCGAAAAGGTATCCGCCACCGAATCCACTCCTTATCCCAACCCATTTGACACCACGACCTTCGCAGTCTATAATCCCTTGGAATATCCACCGCACCTTGGATCTGCTTCCCTGTTGGAAGGCTATCCGCAGGACCATCCAGAGCCCTTGGGGACTCTTGAGGAGAAATCACCAAAGGGAAAAAGGAGAAACCAGATAAAACCCGACACTAAGAATTATTCCCGGCACATCTCTTTGCGAGATTTGGCATTAAAACCGCATCCCTTTCAGGATATTCTCAAGCGGTTCTGTGGTCCGAAGGAGTTATAGAGAAACTATATACACACTGATGGATCCGATCGCCGAAGGTGCTTCAGGGCTGGGATTGGGGGATAGAGTCGTAGTGAGATACATCTTGAGCTCGGTCGCTCTCCTCCTCATCTTTGTCGGTGCCGCCTCGTGTGACGACAATCGTCAGTTCGAGAAAACTGTCGGCCGCGTTCTTATTTCCGGAACAGATTCAACAGCCATCGGCACCGCATTCGTGGCCGGCAAGTCCAAGTCCATCTATACGTGTTCCCACGTGGTGGTCCGCGATACTCTTTGGTTTGAGGGGTTCGAATCAGAATACAGATACAGAATGGCACTTCGGCAGAACCTGCCCTCCTACGACGTCGCTCTCCTGCAGCGGACTGCTGGCTCACAGCGAGAGGCTCTCGAGTTTGGCGATTTTACGCGTGTACACACCGGCGATATCATCAAGTACGTTGGTTGGGATATTCGCGTTAGGCGCTTCATTATCTGGGACGCCGTTGTGATCGCAAAGGGCACTGCTCTCGCGCCGACAGGCATGTCGGTGGATTTCCTTGAGTTTGAGGGCAAAGCCATCCCAGGGTACTCCGGTGGCCCCGTCTTAGACAGGTCTGGTCGAGTCGTGGCTATTATTCGGGAAGCCTGGCAGAAAACGGCTCCGAGAAGTGGCACCTCAATAATGATCAACCGCGCTTTCTCAATCGAGCTGCTCAGAGTAATAGACTCGGAGGTCACCACCCACTCTGTACGTTCGGCGGAGGAGGAGGCTAGTGCTCCTATGGACCTGCCGCCGAGATGAACGCGAGCGCACCATTATTCTGGGAAGTCGGGGTATTAGGGTAGTTGTGTTCAAGAATACGTTCCAACAAGCAGCTTCAGCCGACGCGTTTTTCGGTCGCGCGGCTGAGCGGCAAGGCGATGGATCCGACGCTTCGCGTCGGATCCATCGGGCCGGCGGCTGTTCCCAGCCGCTTTCGGGCCGCGAAGCGCGGCCCATCAAGC
This is a stretch of genomic DNA from Candidatus Eisenbacteria bacterium. It encodes these proteins:
- a CDS encoding efflux RND transporter permease subunit, with protein sequence MKSLSDFSIAHKTSVFTLCVIIVIMGAAAYRTLPKEASPSITQPLIVVSVAYYGVSPKDMESLVAKKLETKLDEIKQVKELRSNTSEGLVTVEVEFEPNVDIESALQRVRDKVNLAKSEMPGDIEEPYITEISFDDFPIMMLNLSGRYGLLRLKTVAERIQDRIESVPGVLSADISGELEREVQVDVDPVRLRAYDLALSDVIETIAEENLTMPGGSVEGGKLDFTVRVPGEFDDPSIVGDLVVAAPEGRPVYVRDLAEVRYGFKERLTYARQNGEECITVSVRKRTGENLVRIADEVKRIVEEMRPGFPPTTEVSIVTDQSDFIKETVQELENNILSGLVLVVLVLFAFLGFRNSLFVAVAIPLSMLISFLVFSLLGYTLNMIILFSLILALGMLVDNAIVIVENIFRHRTEGYGRVEAASKATNEVALPVVASTITTICAFGPMIFWPGMVGEFMKYLPITLIVTLTSSLFVALVINPTLCSVLLTVPRKTRESVVDRAFHRAQAEYRTRLQWALRHPRLSVGGVFGILILTIVCYGIFGLGVEFFPDTDPEYAYIDVTAPLGTRLEVSDEIVRQIEAGLVDFPDIKQVVATVGSSADIYWGGGGGTPHASRVTVEFLDYHDRSQSSRKTIEAMRERFSVIPGARIEVDKPEDGPPTGAPVDVELLGEDFDVLGRLAKRVREEIKDIPGLVDLKDDFDEGRPEVRVRIDRQKAALYGLSTVMIAQTIQTAVMGTEASKYRVGEDEYDITVRFREKDREGFETLDRITVFYEGDHIPISNFTEFELSAGLGTIVRKNQDRVVSVTAETEGRLPNDVLADVIARLEDFQLPPGYSIRFSGETEDQDEASAFLKTAFGIALLLILLVLISQFDSIVLPLVIIISVLLSFIGVLWGLILLRMPFGIIMTGVGVISLAGVVVNNAIVLIDYIQKLRARGLEKTEAIIQAGTVRLRPVVLTAVTTILGLIPLVTGLSIDFRSGRILVGGESTDWWGPMGVAVIFGLAVSTFLTLIIVPVLYASLTRWSEAAGARVSRALDNSEDPAKR
- a CDS encoding trypsin-like peptidase domain-containing protein → MDPIAEGASGLGLGDRVVVRYILSSVALLLIFVGAASCDDNRQFEKTVGRVLISGTDSTAIGTAFVAGKSKSIYTCSHVVVRDTLWFEGFESEYRYRMALRQNLPSYDVALLQRTAGSQREALEFGDFTRVHTGDIIKYVGWDIRVRRFIIWDAVVIAKGTALAPTGMSVDFLEFEGKAIPGYSGGPVLDRSGRVVAIIREAWQKTAPRSGTSIMINRAFSIELLRVIDSEVTTHSVRSAEEEASAPMDLPPR